Proteins encoded by one window of Venturia canescens isolate UGA chromosome 2, ASM1945775v1, whole genome shotgun sequence:
- the LOC122407179 gene encoding sentrin-specific protease 1-like, producing the protein MDASTQMSVERKNFSQQIGHEGEWDTSSSSLGVENVQKENREHGRVKFVPILNLEMSSKRKQNVGTQTGGCSKEKAVQTEWRLETIEIPESRKSSRQNVLLLLARSFCFEKMRREFTTPPLLSPIKENNCENGDMENDDWTQWKVGEFRWSIDNKENNSKGDVNEGRKKREKNCEIQEITPSKRIKGIQCHKKGRQINEKDLQTLVEKNWVNDEVINIYLDMIMERGNLEQIQFEKVFCFNTFFFPRLHLNGEEAVRRWTKKVNIFKYDKVFFPIHLGNHWRMIIADFGTQIITYYDSLMGENLRHLETVRDYITFEVVQKNEDRFKENEWKFRVDKSAPKQKNGYDCGVFVCLYANYISVNKPFDYDQDDIPKLRLKISQELKNQELD; encoded by the coding sequence atggatGCTTCCACTCAAATGTCGGTGGAGAGGAAGAATTTCTCGCAACAAATTGGACACGAGGGCGAATGGGATACGAGCAGTTCAAGTTTGGGGGTGGAAAACGTGCAAAAAGAGAACAGGGAACATGGAAGGGTCAAATTCGTTCCAATTTTGAATCTCGAAATGAGCAGCAAAAGAAAACAGAACGTGGGGACGCAAACTGGTGGCTGCTCAAAAGAAAAGGCTGTCCAAACGGAATGGAGATTGGAAACGATAGAGATACCTGAATCACGGAAAAGCTCACGTCAAAATGTGCTATTGCTCCTAGCTCGCTCGTTCTGTTTTGAAAAGATGCGACGCGAGTTTACAACTCCTCCACTTCTCTCgccaataaaagaaaataactgCGAAAATGGGGATATGGAAAATGATGACTGGACACAATGGAAAGTGGGCGAGTTTAGATGGAGCATCgacaataaagaaaataactcAAAAGGAGATGTAAATgagggaagaaagaaaagggaGAAGAATTGCGAAATACAAGAAATTACGCCTTCCAAGAGAATAAAGGGGATTCAGTGTCACAAGAAAGGAAGACAAATTAACGAAAAGGATCTGCAAACGCTCGTTGAGAAAAATTGGGTGAACGACGAGgtcataaatatatatcttGACATGATTATGGAGAGAGGAAATTTGGAGCAAATTCAATTTGAGAAGGTGTTTTGtttcaacacatttttttttccgcgaCTTCATCTGAACGGAGAGGAGGCCGTGAGGAGATGGACCAAGAAAGTAAACATTTTCAAGTACGacaaggttttttttcccattcatCTGGGAAATCACTGGCGGATGATAATTGCTGATTTTGGAACCCAAATTATCACGTACTACGACAGTTTGATGGGAGAAAATTTGAGACACCTCGAAACTGTGCGTGACTACATCACATTTGAGGTTGTTCAGAAAAATGAAGATCGTTTCAAAGAGAACGAATGGAAATTTCGAGTCGATAAAAGTGCTCCAAAACAAAAGAATGGATACGATTGTGGAGTATTTGTGTGTCTCTACGCGAATTATATATCCGTAAACAAGCCATTCGATTACGATCAAGATGATATTCCGAAATTGCGTCTGAAGATCAGCCAAGAATTAAAAAACCAAGAGTTAGATTAA